One genomic window of Corynebacterium pseudotuberculosis includes the following:
- a CDS encoding bifunctional nuclease family protein — protein sequence MSFCEMEYYSVHVLSPDNDPCIILRWPERNRILPVWIEETEAFAIAARDEDEQFGARRPLTHDLLVHALSRIGSPVVELRIVSYHEGVFLCSLVLSDGEEIDCRPSDGIIVARMLGIPVMAEESMLNQVSVFVNETDLEAYLGITVENGEEELSPSASGNPEADADFLRLMADLGVVEDELFRESPSDTLDENMNDSQDQEK from the coding sequence ATGTCTTTTTGCGAGATGGAGTATTACTCCGTTCATGTTTTATCCCCGGACAATGACCCGTGCATCATTCTGCGCTGGCCTGAGCGCAACAGGATCCTTCCTGTATGGATTGAAGAAACTGAGGCCTTTGCTATTGCTGCGCGAGATGAGGATGAACAGTTTGGTGCTCGGCGTCCTTTGACCCATGATCTGTTAGTCCACGCGCTCTCTCGTATCGGTAGTCCGGTTGTAGAACTAAGGATTGTGAGTTATCACGAAGGCGTATTTCTTTGTTCTCTTGTGTTATCTGATGGGGAAGAGATCGATTGTCGCCCTTCTGACGGGATCATAGTCGCGCGTATGCTGGGAATTCCCGTGATGGCAGAGGAATCCATGCTTAATCAGGTAAGCGTCTTTGTTAATGAAACCGATCTTGAGGCATATCTGGGGATCACAGTAGAAAATGGAGAAGAAGAATTATCTCCCTCTGCCTCTGGCAATCCCGAGGCAGACGCCGACTTCTTACGTCTTATGGCGGATCTTGGGGTGGTAGAGGACGAGCTTTTTAGGGAATCCCCTTCCGATACTCTGGATGAGAATATGAATGATTCTCAAGACCAGGAGAAATAA
- the ftsR gene encoding transcriptional regulator FtsR, translated as MSALPQSSGSQSAVPGQQRPRTGNKTMSIGVVLEKLTAEFPDVTVSKIRFLEAEGLIAPQRTASGYRRFTHDDVERLRYILVTQRDNYLPLKVIREQLEAMDSGALTPISRGGDTKPIVSPENFRAPMVTRLSDKDVVERSGADSSLLQELSSAGIISPDSSGFFTADDVQIVAIASQLKEFGFDVRHLKSLKNTASRQADFITRAATPTARSKSDGARQRAEEMSQQMSALVVSLNATLVKTMVRSELG; from the coding sequence ATGAGTGCACTTCCTCAGAGCTCTGGTTCCCAATCTGCCGTTCCAGGGCAACAGCGCCCCCGAACCGGCAATAAGACCATGTCTATTGGAGTGGTCCTGGAGAAACTGACGGCAGAGTTTCCCGATGTAACTGTTTCCAAGATTCGCTTTTTAGAGGCAGAGGGGCTCATCGCACCACAACGGACTGCGTCAGGATATCGGCGTTTTACTCATGATGATGTAGAGCGACTTCGGTATATCTTGGTCACCCAACGTGACAATTATCTCCCTCTTAAGGTAATTCGCGAGCAACTGGAAGCTATGGACTCCGGGGCGCTGACTCCAATAAGCCGTGGCGGAGACACAAAACCAATTGTCAGCCCGGAAAATTTCCGGGCTCCGATGGTGACCCGACTAAGCGATAAAGATGTTGTTGAGCGCAGCGGTGCAGACTCATCTTTGTTGCAAGAATTGAGTTCGGCGGGAATTATCAGCCCTGATAGCTCCGGATTCTTTACTGCAGATGATGTGCAGATTGTGGCTATTGCTTCCCAATTAAAAGAGTTTGGGTTTGATGTCCGCCATCTCAAATCATTGAAAAATACTGCTAGCCGTCAAGCGGACTTTATTACGCGCGCGGCTACCCCTACCGCTCGTTCTAAAAGCGATGGGGCTAGGCAACGTGCAGAAGAGATGTCGCAGCAGATGAGTGCGCTTGTTGTTTCGCTCAATGCGACACTCGTAAAGACCATGGTCCGCAGTGAGCTTGGCTAG
- the odhI gene encoding oxoglutarate dehydrogenase inhibitor Odhl, translated as MSDNSAAPDVQVETTSVFRADLLKEMESGANAAPNPGSDVTPPSGSGMLVVKRGPNAGARFLLDRETITAGRHPESDIFLDDVTVSRRHAEFRLQDGSFEVVDVGSLNGTYVNREPKNSEVLSSGDEIQIGKFRLVFIEGSKG; from the coding sequence ATGAGTGACAATAGCGCTGCTCCTGACGTGCAAGTAGAAACCACGTCGGTTTTCCGTGCAGATCTGCTCAAGGAAATGGAGTCCGGTGCGAATGCGGCGCCGAACCCTGGTAGCGATGTCACCCCGCCTTCCGGCTCAGGGATGCTTGTGGTTAAGCGCGGGCCAAATGCTGGCGCCCGGTTCCTTTTGGATCGCGAAACCATAACGGCAGGGCGTCACCCGGAAAGCGACATTTTCCTTGATGATGTCACGGTGTCGCGTCGACATGCTGAATTCCGCTTGCAGGATGGCTCCTTTGAGGTCGTTGACGTAGGAAGCCTCAATGGAACTTACGTTAATCGTGAGCCTAAAAATTCGGAAGTTTTGTCTTCCGGTGATGAGATTCAGATTGGTAAATTCCGGCTTGTCTTCATTGAAGGCTCCAAAGGCTAG
- the secA2 gene encoding accessory Sec system translocase SecA2 encodes MAGFDWFWKAMGGKASRNQAKSLGIVRQAQAQIATLESLDDVQLRELAVQLAESGQIKDQPKFLAVLSLASSRTLGLTPFPVQLQAVLRLLDGDVIQMATGEGKTLVGAMAATGYALMGKSVHVITVNDYLAERDASWMAPLVSFFGVTVSSVTESKTAGERRQAYACNIVYGPVNEIGFDVLRDQLITNRKDAVQHGADVAIVDEADSVLVDEALVPLVLAGNEPGSAPGGRVTEIVRRLKESEHYTLDDDRRNAFLTEDGAALVEQSLGINSLYDDQHVGTTLVQVNLALHAKALLTRDVHYIVREGKVALIDASKGRIAELQRWPDGVQAAVEAKEGLAVTEGGRILDTMTLQALMGRYPLVCGMTGTAVAATDQLRQFYGLRVSVIEPNVPSQRFDEADRVYATIEEKFNALVQEISAIHATGQPVLVGTQDVSESETLANALCELDIEVSVLNAKNDAEEARIIAEAGDIGRVTVSTQMAGRGTDIKLGGAQEIDRAEVADKGGLAVIGTSRHRTSRLDDQLRGRAGRQGDPGLSLFFVSLEDDVVAVGGAGEEVKARPEPDGRIDSKRINDFISHCQRVTEGQLLEIHSQTWKYNKLLADQRVIVDERRNDLLDTDKAWEELSHANPGRAQTLIQEEIDMDVLEQAARDIMLYHLDRCWSEHLAIMDDVRESIHLRAIARETPIDEYHRIAVREFRQLAQRAVDDAVKTFASVTIDADGAHLEEHGLGRPSATWTYMVSDNPLSGNGNSVLRGIGSIFR; translated from the coding sequence GTGGCAGGCTTTGACTGGTTTTGGAAAGCAATGGGCGGGAAAGCTAGCCGGAACCAAGCTAAGAGCCTGGGGATCGTAAGGCAAGCTCAAGCACAGATAGCAACGCTTGAGTCTTTGGATGATGTGCAGCTACGAGAACTCGCTGTGCAGCTTGCGGAGTCGGGTCAGATAAAAGACCAACCCAAGTTTTTAGCGGTACTCAGTCTTGCTTCTTCTCGCACGTTGGGTCTTACGCCTTTCCCTGTTCAATTGCAGGCCGTTCTCCGGCTCTTGGATGGAGACGTGATTCAGATGGCTACTGGTGAAGGGAAGACACTCGTTGGCGCGATGGCTGCTACAGGGTATGCGCTCATGGGCAAGTCGGTCCACGTGATCACTGTTAATGATTATCTTGCGGAGAGAGACGCATCGTGGATGGCGCCGCTGGTTAGCTTTTTTGGCGTAACCGTGTCCTCGGTTACGGAATCGAAGACTGCAGGGGAGCGTCGTCAGGCTTATGCCTGCAATATTGTCTACGGTCCTGTTAATGAGATCGGTTTTGATGTTTTGCGGGATCAACTTATTACAAACCGTAAAGATGCTGTTCAACATGGGGCAGATGTAGCCATTGTTGATGAAGCCGATTCGGTTTTGGTCGATGAGGCGCTAGTTCCGCTCGTTCTAGCAGGAAACGAGCCAGGGTCTGCACCTGGGGGGAGAGTGACCGAAATTGTACGACGCCTTAAGGAAAGCGAGCATTACACGCTTGACGACGATCGTCGTAACGCTTTTCTCACCGAAGACGGTGCAGCTCTCGTGGAACAGTCATTGGGGATTAATAGCCTTTACGACGATCAACACGTAGGAACAACATTAGTGCAGGTTAACCTTGCTCTTCATGCTAAAGCACTACTTACAAGGGACGTTCACTACATTGTCCGGGAGGGAAAAGTTGCATTGATCGACGCCTCCAAGGGGCGTATAGCGGAATTACAGCGTTGGCCTGATGGCGTTCAGGCGGCTGTGGAAGCAAAGGAAGGGCTAGCGGTCACTGAAGGCGGGAGAATTCTCGACACAATGACTTTGCAAGCGCTGATGGGCCGGTATCCATTGGTCTGCGGAATGACAGGTACCGCGGTTGCTGCAACAGACCAATTGCGGCAATTCTACGGTTTAAGAGTATCGGTGATAGAGCCAAACGTGCCGTCACAGCGTTTTGACGAGGCCGATCGGGTATATGCCACGATTGAAGAAAAATTTAATGCTCTTGTACAGGAAATCTCTGCGATTCATGCGACGGGACAGCCGGTGTTGGTGGGGACTCAAGATGTTTCGGAGTCGGAGACGCTAGCGAATGCTCTGTGTGAGCTAGACATTGAGGTAAGCGTTCTCAATGCTAAAAATGACGCTGAAGAGGCACGTATTATCGCAGAGGCAGGTGACATTGGGCGAGTTACTGTTTCAACTCAAATGGCGGGGCGCGGCACTGACATCAAACTCGGTGGGGCACAAGAGATAGATCGCGCTGAGGTGGCTGATAAAGGCGGTTTGGCCGTAATTGGAACAAGTCGACACAGAACCTCGCGTCTTGACGACCAACTGCGTGGCCGCGCGGGCCGCCAAGGAGATCCAGGACTTTCCTTATTCTTTGTCTCTTTGGAGGATGACGTAGTTGCTGTTGGCGGGGCCGGGGAAGAGGTTAAAGCTAGACCTGAGCCAGATGGTCGGATTGATTCTAAGCGCATTAATGATTTTATTTCGCATTGCCAACGCGTAACTGAAGGGCAACTGCTAGAAATTCATTCTCAGACATGGAAGTACAATAAGTTGCTTGCTGATCAACGCGTGATCGTGGACGAGCGGCGAAATGATCTGTTGGATACTGATAAAGCGTGGGAAGAGCTGTCCCATGCAAACCCTGGGCGCGCGCAAACATTAATACAGGAAGAAATTGATATGGATGTGTTGGAGCAAGCGGCCAGAGATATCATGTTGTACCACCTTGATCGGTGCTGGAGTGAACATTTAGCGATAATGGATGACGTGCGGGAGTCAATTCACTTGCGAGCAATTGCACGGGAAACTCCCATCGACGAATACCACAGGATCGCGGTACGAGAATTCAGGCAATTAGCTCAGCGGGCCGTTGATGACGCCGTGAAAACATTTGCAAGCGTCACTATTGACGCAGACGGCGCTCATTTGGAGGAACATGGTCTGGGTCGTCCCTCCGCTACATGGACTTACATGGTCAGCGACAACCCCTTATCCGGTAATGGGAACTCAGTGTTGCGGGGGATAGGCAGTATTTTCCGGTAA
- a CDS encoding bifunctional alpha/beta hydrolase/OsmC family protein has product MHSVSVKVPSSKGYQMAGTIDFPDAPPAAFALFAHCFTGSRFTPAAARVSKTLADLGIACLRFDFPGLGQSEGNFAETCFSENVEDIRAAAQWLKDNYTAPQLLIGHSLGGAASLKAATDMPSIKAVATIGAPFDPAHAVLHFANRISEVDETGAVTLLLGGRDITISREFLEDLAETNPEAYLPRLRKPLLILHSPTDTTVGVDNAQLIFRTTRYPKSLVALHKVDHLVTKQGAAQQAARIIRTWAAQHLTTENTPENAYKIPESAAIARSIPAGTFTDHVQTGMHSFTTDREKSQGGKNLGYTPMALIASALAAASSQAIRSVAKEKRISSLKNVNVTVEKILTANDDAQLHRKIELIGELSGEERTILLAAAKKNEVEALLSKDIVIDTSSV; this is encoded by the coding sequence ATGCATTCTGTAAGCGTGAAGGTACCTTCCAGCAAGGGATATCAGATGGCGGGGACCATCGATTTTCCAGATGCGCCACCTGCCGCCTTCGCGCTTTTCGCACACTGCTTTACAGGATCCCGATTCACCCCAGCGGCCGCGCGAGTATCTAAGACGCTGGCAGACCTTGGCATCGCTTGCCTCCGTTTTGATTTTCCCGGATTAGGCCAGTCAGAAGGCAACTTTGCCGAGACTTGCTTCAGCGAAAATGTGGAAGATATTCGCGCTGCAGCGCAGTGGCTAAAAGACAATTACACCGCTCCACAACTGCTCATAGGACATTCACTCGGAGGTGCCGCTTCCCTAAAAGCAGCAACCGATATGCCCAGCATTAAAGCGGTTGCAACAATCGGAGCCCCCTTTGACCCCGCCCATGCAGTTCTGCACTTCGCCAACAGGATTAGCGAAGTCGACGAAACTGGAGCAGTTACCTTATTGCTCGGCGGACGTGACATCACTATTTCACGAGAATTCCTCGAAGACCTTGCAGAAACTAATCCCGAGGCCTATCTTCCCCGATTGCGTAAACCCCTACTGATTCTTCATTCCCCCACCGACACGACAGTCGGAGTGGATAACGCCCAGCTCATCTTCCGCACAACCCGTTACCCAAAGTCATTGGTCGCGCTCCACAAAGTAGATCATTTGGTTACAAAGCAAGGGGCAGCACAGCAAGCTGCACGCATTATCCGCACATGGGCTGCACAACATCTAACTACCGAGAACACCCCCGAAAACGCCTACAAGATCCCCGAAAGTGCAGCTATCGCCCGCTCCATCCCAGCCGGCACTTTCACAGATCATGTACAAACCGGCATGCATAGTTTCACCACAGACAGAGAAAAGTCACAAGGCGGGAAGAATCTCGGCTACACGCCCATGGCCCTCATTGCCTCTGCGCTAGCTGCAGCATCCTCACAGGCGATAAGGAGCGTAGCTAAAGAAAAGCGCATTTCCTCCCTAAAGAATGTCAACGTTACGGTAGAAAAAATACTTACTGCCAACGACGATGCCCAGCTTCATCGAAAAATCGAGCTCATAGGAGAGCTATCGGGAGAAGAACGGACTATCTTGCTCGCCGCAGCTAAAAAGAACGAGGTTGAAGCATTGCTCAGCAAAGATATCGTCATCGACACATCTTCTGTTTAA
- a CDS encoding YchJ family protein, with protein sequence MSNQVTACPCMTSLPFHECCQPLINFSKIAPTATALMRSRFTAFAIGNPQYLAATWHPLTRPTDLELDPALVWTRLIVHDSTQGGLLDTEGTVDFTACYEFEGSRGKHHERSHFTRVEGLWTYVNGIVT encoded by the coding sequence ATGTCTAACCAAGTCACAGCATGCCCATGTATGACGTCACTACCTTTTCACGAGTGCTGCCAGCCACTCATTAATTTCTCCAAAATTGCCCCTACAGCGACCGCCCTTATGAGATCACGGTTTACCGCTTTTGCAATAGGAAACCCCCAGTATCTCGCTGCAACATGGCACCCTTTAACTCGCCCCACTGACTTAGAGTTAGACCCCGCCTTGGTATGGACACGACTTATCGTTCACGATTCCACACAGGGCGGATTACTAGACACTGAAGGAACCGTAGATTTCACAGCCTGTTACGAGTTTGAAGGGTCACGGGGAAAGCACCACGAGCGCTCCCATTTCACCCGTGTCGAAGGCCTCTGGACCTACGTTAACGGAATAGTTACCTAA
- a CDS encoding integrase, translating to MMHIWLSTIQSQVQESTRVVYDTTMRTRVLNYKRLCKTPINKLTWDIIAQWWQDTVTAHPDTHSKQSHVSETMGRYDSGCGL from the coding sequence ATGATGCATATCTGGTTGAGCACCATACAGTCGCAGGTACAAGAATCGACCCGTGTCGTTTATGACACCACCATGAGGACACGGGTGCTGAATTATAAACGCCTCTGCAAAACACCGATTAACAAACTAACGTGGGATATCATTGCTCAATGGTGGCAGGATACCGTTACTGCGCACCCTGATACGCACTCGAAACAATCGCACGTATCAGAAACTATGGGCCGATATGACTCTGGCTGTGGACTGTGA
- a CDS encoding DUF5979 domain-containing protein, with amino-acid sequence MGADDVVKQLEDREFTFKYTCCNDAEAIAKVSKNKPFESPKQYPLGTECTVKEEAIDTEVKWQKWTHTLTPSDGKIKINAENTAKVVASNTYTQVPKGKFTVNKKLEGPATLLADESVQNRKFKGRYRCGTQEWTQFEFSVKVPFVSPEYPEETLCYIEERTDSTEISGFTWSEVNGNKQKLSILHDNNANIQVELINKYTQKIGGFKLTKFVDGPAASLAKGIEYKFDYVCGEKTGSLRVKEGETVDSPADIPINTECAITESEVNAPAGVTWVGMLLNSEKFIIKEGETVNIHAKNTFEHSKGGFSILKTVGGDAADLSMFKSKHYEFNYVCDQPNGQLVKGTISATPGKSVVVKDILVGSKCEVTEAQSAYPNVDWLVEFSGEGVESEGNKATFNIADSNSPSVNLKVKNTFTQYKGGFSIEKSVIVEEGIKTPQEFVFTWTCGNTNGEVKVPVKNGKGFVDVSEEKIPVGTSCVVVEKDSRVAGAELATEWKNQRFTIGKRSEIVQVSATNTYKHETGGFLIEKQIIGGARDKAVDKTFTFNYVCNKDGKEIRKASTQIKGEGSSEFIDALPVGTECRIEEQDAKIAGAFWKHTISDQGKFKISSANVIYKIAVVNGYESPNFLPILPLIPIIPLVPFIVGPPQPPVITPVAPISKTPPSEEPHEVKAVPARDKSSLAKTGANTLGIAFVAVLLVGIGLLLVRRNRKRARTN; translated from the coding sequence GTGGGTGCAGATGATGTCGTTAAGCAGTTAGAAGATCGTGAGTTTACTTTCAAATATACTTGCTGCAACGATGCTGAAGCTATTGCAAAAGTCTCTAAGAACAAGCCGTTTGAATCACCAAAACAGTATCCCTTGGGAACTGAATGCACGGTGAAAGAAGAAGCCATAGATACTGAAGTTAAATGGCAAAAGTGGACTCATACGCTTACTCCTTCCGATGGAAAAATTAAGATCAATGCAGAAAATACTGCAAAGGTGGTGGCCTCAAATACGTACACACAGGTCCCTAAAGGCAAGTTCACTGTGAACAAGAAGCTTGAAGGACCAGCAACTTTGCTTGCGGATGAGTCTGTCCAAAACCGTAAATTCAAAGGGCGATACCGTTGTGGCACTCAAGAATGGACTCAGTTCGAGTTTTCTGTGAAAGTTCCTTTTGTTTCTCCTGAATACCCAGAGGAAACTTTATGTTATATAGAAGAGCGTACTGACAGTACAGAAATTTCGGGTTTTACGTGGTCAGAAGTCAACGGCAACAAACAGAAGCTTTCGATCCTGCATGACAATAATGCAAACATTCAGGTTGAGCTGATCAATAAGTACACTCAAAAAATTGGAGGTTTTAAACTCACCAAGTTTGTTGATGGTCCTGCAGCTTCGCTGGCAAAAGGTATTGAGTACAAATTTGATTATGTGTGTGGCGAGAAAACAGGCTCGCTTAGGGTCAAGGAAGGCGAGACTGTTGACAGTCCTGCTGACATTCCTATCAATACGGAATGCGCTATTACAGAATCGGAAGTTAATGCCCCAGCAGGTGTTACGTGGGTAGGTATGCTTCTCAACAGTGAAAAGTTCATTATTAAAGAAGGCGAGACCGTTAATATCCATGCCAAGAATACTTTTGAGCATTCAAAGGGCGGGTTCTCAATCCTTAAGACTGTAGGCGGAGACGCTGCGGATTTAAGTATGTTTAAATCGAAGCATTATGAGTTCAATTATGTATGTGATCAGCCAAATGGTCAGCTAGTTAAAGGAACTATCAGCGCAACCCCTGGAAAGAGCGTTGTAGTCAAAGACATACTCGTTGGTTCTAAGTGTGAGGTAACCGAGGCTCAGAGTGCTTATCCGAACGTCGACTGGTTGGTTGAGTTTTCGGGTGAAGGTGTAGAATCCGAGGGAAATAAGGCAACGTTTAATATTGCGGATTCCAATAGCCCCTCAGTCAACCTGAAGGTAAAGAACACTTTCACTCAATATAAAGGTGGATTCTCTATTGAAAAGTCCGTTATTGTTGAGGAGGGGATTAAGACTCCGCAAGAGTTTGTCTTCACATGGACATGTGGTAACACGAATGGCGAGGTTAAAGTACCCGTTAAAAATGGCAAGGGTTTTGTGGATGTTTCCGAAGAGAAGATCCCTGTTGGTACTTCATGTGTAGTGGTTGAAAAAGACTCCAGGGTTGCTGGGGCAGAGCTAGCGACTGAGTGGAAGAACCAAAGATTCACGATCGGAAAGAGATCAGAAATTGTTCAGGTTTCTGCGACGAATACCTATAAGCATGAGACCGGTGGATTCCTAATCGAGAAACAAATTATTGGTGGTGCTAGGGATAAAGCAGTCGATAAGACGTTTACATTCAATTACGTATGTAACAAGGATGGCAAAGAAATAAGAAAAGCATCTACGCAGATTAAAGGGGAAGGAAGCTCCGAGTTTATCGATGCACTACCTGTCGGAACCGAATGTCGCATAGAGGAGCAAGATGCCAAGATCGCTGGAGCGTTTTGGAAGCACACCATCTCTGATCAGGGAAAATTCAAGATTTCTAGTGCGAACGTGATCTATAAGATAGCGGTGGTCAATGGCTATGAATCTCCTAATTTCCTTCCAATTCTCCCTTTGATACCAATCATCCCGTTGGTACCTTTTATTGTCGGACCGCCACAGCCGCCGGTGATTACGCCTGTAGCGCCAATATCAAAGACTCCTCCAAGCGAGGAACCCCATGAGGTAAAGGCTGTTCCTGCGCGTGATAAGTCTTCGCTGGCGAAGACGGGTGCAAACACGTTAGGGATCGCTTTTGTCGCGGTCTTGCTAGTCGGAATAGGACTGTTGCTGGTACGTCGTAATCGGAAACGTGCAAGAACAAACTGA
- a CDS encoding DUF5979 domain-containing protein, which yields MKGKIQVKGNAQKAFISQQIPVGAKCKVTEQTDSAQIEGYSLKTTISPAEVTITNTEVDSVIGFEVVNQYQKKFRYFQD from the coding sequence ATTAAGGGGAAAATCCAGGTAAAAGGTAACGCGCAGAAGGCATTCATCTCTCAACAAATTCCTGTGGGTGCAAAGTGCAAAGTCACCGAACAAACTGATAGTGCACAGATCGAGGGGTACTCGTTAAAGACGACGATTAGCCCGGCGGAGGTGACTATCACAAATACTGAGGTTGATAGTGTGATCGGCTTTGAGGTAGTCAATCAATATCAAAAAAAATTCAGGTACTTTCAAGATTGA
- a CDS encoding Ig-like domain-containing protein codes for MTLVFSILNIGVMVPTTNAQNAECAGRWENLKWEEGQGVKNGSYTDANQFSVATFDWSVPDTSKAGQTFTLQLPSQLKPASGAPNAFELKDASGVKVADAVWEGKVLTITLADYADSHFNVIGQARISLEWDRANIDTNRGYDSKTDGLLNFYGCGNGGLEGVYPKDGPSGDTHENGKRGQYAGEYVVEGIPYYLSRWTIYVDGRTKGNNGINEFTVTDTAPVGHKFVCDSKYSRNFIPTEVGTFYQGIYHRDSIIDASERKQGGSYTGITARGILHTGYGFELSCSENLLTVRFPYGVSQNSGPLINFYTYTTERPRPFSSQKNTAYVGDKPIEGFTYIPGAEGSGSGNVGGFSIKKVVMGGAGTQVPASFKFKYKCVRDSNIIEKTVDVSPNDGFIHIKNIEKGMRCEVTEVSSENTIPKSRLTWEIDGTPADKANFEVRSPEEKSIDLIAINTYDAAPETGTFTITKKVSGWDEEKAKTKSLLLTINAKLLGRMKLRGKSR; via the coding sequence GTGACTCTTGTATTTTCTATTTTAAACATTGGAGTTATGGTTCCGACTACCAACGCACAGAATGCTGAGTGTGCAGGTAGATGGGAAAACCTAAAGTGGGAAGAGGGGCAAGGCGTAAAAAACGGCAGTTATACGGACGCAAATCAGTTCTCCGTTGCGACTTTTGATTGGTCAGTTCCTGATACGTCGAAAGCCGGTCAGACTTTTACGCTGCAGTTACCTAGTCAGCTAAAACCTGCTTCAGGTGCACCTAATGCTTTTGAACTGAAAGATGCGAGCGGTGTGAAAGTTGCCGATGCCGTTTGGGAGGGGAAGGTTCTTACAATAACTCTTGCTGACTATGCGGATTCACATTTTAATGTGATAGGTCAAGCTCGTATATCGCTCGAATGGGATCGAGCCAACATCGATACAAACCGTGGATATGACAGCAAAACTGATGGATTATTGAATTTTTATGGTTGTGGTAATGGCGGACTCGAAGGTGTCTATCCTAAAGATGGTCCCTCCGGTGATACACATGAAAATGGAAAAAGAGGCCAATATGCGGGCGAATATGTGGTAGAAGGAATCCCTTATTACCTCAGTCGCTGGACGATATATGTTGATGGCAGGACCAAAGGAAACAACGGAATTAATGAATTCACGGTTACAGATACTGCTCCTGTTGGCCATAAATTTGTTTGTGATTCCAAATATTCCAGAAACTTCATACCTACTGAGGTAGGAACTTTCTATCAAGGTATTTACCATAGAGACAGCATTATCGATGCTTCTGAAAGGAAGCAGGGTGGGAGTTATACAGGCATAACGGCGAGGGGAATACTTCACACGGGTTATGGATTTGAGCTGAGCTGCTCAGAAAATCTTCTCACGGTCCGCTTTCCATATGGGGTATCACAAAATTCTGGTCCGCTCATTAACTTCTATACCTACACCACCGAGCGTCCGCGGCCTTTCTCTTCTCAGAAGAATACGGCATATGTCGGCGATAAACCGATAGAAGGATTTACCTATATACCAGGTGCAGAAGGGTCCGGTTCTGGCAATGTTGGCGGTTTTTCGATCAAGAAAGTTGTCATGGGTGGCGCTGGAACCCAGGTTCCAGCGTCATTCAAATTCAAGTACAAGTGTGTACGTGACTCGAACATAATTGAGAAAACCGTTGATGTCTCTCCGAATGATGGTTTTATTCACATCAAAAACATTGAGAAAGGCATGCGTTGTGAGGTAACAGAAGTTTCCTCGGAAAACACAATTCCTAAGTCCCGTTTGACATGGGAAATAGATGGTACCCCCGCAGACAAAGCTAACTTTGAAGTGCGCTCTCCAGAGGAGAAATCCATCGACCTCATCGCAATTAACACCTATGATGCTGCTCCAGAAACTGGAACTTTCACTATCACCAAGAAGGTTTCCGGCTGGGATGAGGAAAAGGCGAAAACAAAGAGTTTACTTTTAACTATCAATGCGAAGTTGCTGGGCAGGATGAAATTAAGGGGAAAATCCAGGTAA